One Mesorhizobium loti genomic window carries:
- a CDS encoding transcriptional regulator — protein MSERGRPRTFDRTAALRRAMELFWTKGYEGTSVAELTTVMGINSPSLYAAFGSKEALFLEATEYYTQAEGTDIWAALDKASTACQAIENFLRQTARAYSQTDRPQGCLIALGALHEDSSSGAICTDLRRRRAENLTALRKRLERGVAEGELPADFDCGAVATFYATVQHGMSIQARDGASCTALMATVTGAMAAWRTLAGADRA, from the coding sequence ATGTCGGAAAGAGGCCGTCCCCGCACCTTCGATCGAACCGCGGCTTTGCGGCGCGCGATGGAGCTGTTTTGGACCAAGGGCTATGAGGGCACGTCGGTCGCCGAGCTGACGACGGTGATGGGTATCAATTCACCCAGCCTCTATGCCGCCTTCGGCAGCAAGGAGGCGCTGTTCCTCGAGGCGACCGAATATTACACGCAAGCAGAAGGAACCGATATCTGGGCCGCCTTGGACAAGGCATCGACGGCATGCCAGGCGATCGAGAACTTCCTGCGGCAGACAGCCAGGGCCTATTCGCAGACCGACCGCCCGCAGGGCTGCCTGATTGCGCTGGGCGCACTGCATGAGGACTCAAGCAGCGGTGCCATCTGCACGGATTTACGCCGCCGCCGCGCCGAAAATCTTACGGCCCTGCGCAAGCGCCTGGAGCGCGGTGTGGCCGAGGGTGAATTGCCTGCCGACTTCGACTGCGGTGCAGTGGCGACCTTCTACGCCACGGTGCAGCACGGCATGTCGATCCAGGCGCGCGACGGCGCTTCGTGCACCGCGCTGATGGCGACGGTCACCGGCGCGATGGCTGCCTGGCGGACGCTGGCAGGCGCCGACAGAGCGTGA
- a CDS encoding alpha/beta hydrolase fold protein, whose translation MASIGLKVIRSVFGAAEHIAPRITGRAAFELFCRTPSVKALTDGERRAIGRAAEFMTEARHHRLKTATGCVMVHEFRPEPGRAALGTVLVVHGWRSRTEYMRALIEGYRAAGYRVVSLDLPGHGHSQGRHLNMVNAVEAVRVAGEWFGPFVAAVGHSFGGAVAANAIAGSVKNIPPLAAGRLVLIAAPSSLPAIFADFSRMLNVGPRSQVAMADRVQHLSGRPLHEFTGDRQLAQAPVPTLVIHAPDDREVPAEHAKRYAGAGGHVRLHWADGLGHRRILADKGVVERAVAFVAEHRESSLLH comes from the coding sequence ATGGCATCAATCGGGCTGAAGGTCATCCGCAGCGTATTTGGTGCGGCCGAGCATATTGCGCCACGCATCACCGGGCGCGCGGCTTTCGAACTGTTCTGCCGCACGCCCAGCGTCAAGGCGCTGACCGACGGCGAGCGCCGCGCCATCGGCCGTGCCGCGGAGTTCATGACCGAGGCGCGCCATCATCGGCTGAAGACGGCAACCGGCTGCGTCATGGTGCACGAATTCCGGCCGGAGCCGGGCAGGGCGGCGCTTGGCACCGTGCTTGTCGTCCATGGCTGGCGTTCGCGTACCGAATATATGCGCGCCTTGATCGAAGGCTATCGCGCGGCCGGCTACAGGGTCGTTTCACTGGACCTGCCGGGCCATGGCCATTCGCAGGGCCGGCACCTGAACATGGTCAATGCCGTCGAGGCCGTAAGGGTCGCCGGCGAATGGTTCGGCCCGTTTGTCGCGGCGGTGGGGCACTCCTTCGGCGGCGCCGTTGCCGCCAATGCCATTGCCGGTTCGGTCAAGAACATTCCACCGCTGGCGGCCGGACGTCTCGTGCTGATCGCAGCACCGAGTTCCTTGCCGGCGATCTTCGCCGACTTCAGCCGCATGCTCAATGTCGGGCCGCGTTCGCAGGTCGCGATGGCGGACCGTGTCCAACATTTGTCCGGCCGGCCGCTGCATGAATTCACCGGCGACCGTCAGCTCGCCCAGGCACCCGTGCCGACCCTGGTCATCCACGCGCCTGACGACCGCGAAGTGCCGGCCGAGCATGCAAAGCGCTACGCCGGCGCAGGCGGCCATGTGCGGCTGCACTGGGCTGACGGGCTCGGCCATCGCCGCATTCTGGCAGACAAGGGCGTTGTCGAACGCGCCGTTGCCTTCGTCGCAGAGCACCGCGAATCTTCCTTGCTGCATTGA
- a CDS encoding short-chain dehydrogenase — protein sequence MSSRNLNGKVALVTGGSRGIGAAIARKLAADGADVALTYVHGEEQARSVVAEIEAKGGRAVAIKADNRDAEAIDKAVDDAVAAFGRLDILVNSAGIWRAAPIDTLSLADFDETMSVNLRAPFIASKAAARHLGEGGRIISIGSNLAERVTDTSLGAYSTSKAALVGLTKALARDLGPRGITANVVHPGSTDTDMNPADGPHAEHQRQKMATPRFGKADDIAGMVAWLAGPEGRFVTGAALTIDGGANA from the coding sequence ATGTCTTCCAGAAATTTGAACGGCAAAGTGGCGCTCGTCACCGGCGGCAGCCGCGGCATTGGAGCGGCGATCGCGCGTAAGCTCGCGGCCGATGGCGCCGATGTTGCCCTGACCTATGTGCATGGCGAGGAACAGGCCCGCTCGGTTGTCGCCGAGATAGAGGCCAAGGGCGGCCGCGCCGTCGCAATCAAGGCCGACAACCGCGATGCCGAGGCCATCGACAAGGCCGTCGATGACGCCGTAGCGGCATTCGGCCGACTCGATATCCTGGTCAACAGCGCCGGCATCTGGCGCGCGGCGCCCATCGACACATTGTCGTTAGCCGACTTCGACGAGACCATGTCGGTTAATCTGAGAGCCCCGTTCATCGCCTCGAAGGCGGCGGCAAGGCATTTGGGCGAGGGCGGCAGGATCATCTCGATCGGCAGCAATCTCGCCGAACGCGTCACCGACACCAGCCTCGGCGCCTATTCCACCAGCAAGGCGGCGCTGGTCGGTTTAACCAAGGCTCTCGCACGTGACCTCGGTCCGCGCGGCATCACCGCCAATGTCGTCCATCCCGGCTCGACCGACACCGACATGAACCCGGCTGATGGGCCGCATGCCGAACATCAGCGTCAGAAGATGGCGACACCGCGATTCGGCAAGGCCGACGACATCGCCGGCATGGTTGCCTGGCTTGCCGGCCCGGAGGGACGTTTTGTCACCGGCGCCGCATTGACCATCGATGGTGGTGCCAACGCCTGA
- a CDS encoding pyridoxamine 5'-phosphate oxidase-like FMN-binding protein, with amino-acid sequence MSLITTVEQLEALYGVPGEASLVKELDHVIPEYAAFIEASPFVALATSGPEGLDCSPRGDLAGFVRIVDPKTLMMPDRRGNNRADSLRNIIRDPRVGLLFLVPGSGTTLRINGRAHITTDAELCASFMVDGKVARSVTVIDIDSVYFQCARAIVRSELWNPARHIDPKSLPTPGKILEITSRKNIDGEAYDKEWPERAKKTMW; translated from the coding sequence ATGTCGCTCATCACCACGGTCGAACAGCTCGAAGCGCTCTACGGGGTTCCCGGCGAAGCTTCGCTGGTCAAGGAACTCGACCACGTCATTCCCGAATATGCCGCCTTCATCGAGGCTTCGCCCTTTGTCGCGCTGGCCACCAGCGGGCCGGAGGGACTGGACTGTTCGCCGCGCGGCGATCTCGCCGGCTTCGTACGCATCGTCGACCCGAAAACGCTGATGATGCCGGACCGGCGCGGCAACAACCGCGCCGATTCGCTGCGCAACATCATCCGGGATCCGCGCGTCGGGCTGCTGTTCCTGGTGCCGGGCTCGGGCACGACGCTGCGCATCAACGGCCGCGCGCACATCACCACGGACGCCGAACTTTGCGCGTCCTTCATGGTCGACGGCAAAGTGGCGCGTTCGGTAACCGTCATCGACATCGATTCGGTCTATTTCCAATGCGCCCGCGCCATAGTGCGTTCGGAGCTCTGGAATCCGGCCAGGCATATCGATCCGAAATCGCTGCCGACGCCCGGAAAAATCCTGGAAATCACCAGCCGCAAGAACATCGACGGCGAGGCCTATGACAAGGAATGGCCGGAGCGGGCGAAGAAGACCATGTGGTAG
- a CDS encoding MarR family transcriptional regulator produces MNNKQELPWDNPRFRNWVAVARACHVLERTLAVKLAPLDLKPAQLDVLMNLYRHPGMSQHDLARKLLVGRSNITMLLPQLEARGLLRREGDEKDKRILRLALTEAGEALLMQALKVHMALIEKAMSQSTPEQCDMIGEQMRKIYEVLKEA; encoded by the coding sequence ATGAACAATAAACAAGAGCTCCCCTGGGACAACCCGCGTTTTCGCAACTGGGTCGCGGTGGCGCGCGCCTGCCATGTGCTGGAGCGCACGCTGGCGGTGAAACTCGCGCCGCTGGACCTCAAGCCGGCGCAGCTCGATGTGCTGATGAACCTCTATCGCCATCCCGGCATGTCGCAGCACGACCTTGCCCGCAAGCTGCTCGTCGGCCGCTCCAACATCACCATGCTGTTGCCGCAGCTGGAGGCGCGCGGCCTGCTGCGCCGCGAAGGAGACGAGAAGGACAAACGCATCTTGCGGCTTGCCCTCACAGAGGCCGGCGAGGCGCTGCTGATGCAGGCACTGAAAGTGCATATGGCGCTGATCGAAAAGGCGATGAGCCAGTCGACGCCGGAGCAGTGCGACATGATCGGCGAACAGATGCGCAAGATCTATGAGGTGCTGAAGGAGGCCTAG
- a CDS encoding phosphoribosylformimino-5-aminoimidazolecarboxamide ribotide isomerase: MTAPKELRVSKDRKLLSVTFPNHQPFELPAELLRVASPSAEVQGHSPEQRVTVPGKRNVAILKIEPVGNYAVRITFDDLHDTGIFTWNYLHTLGHEKDERWNAYLAELAEKGLSRDR; the protein is encoded by the coding sequence ATGACCGCGCCAAAAGAACTCAGGGTCTCCAAGGACCGCAAGCTGCTGTCGGTGACCTTTCCCAATCACCAGCCGTTCGAATTGCCGGCGGAGCTGTTGCGCGTTGCCTCGCCATCGGCGGAGGTGCAGGGCCATTCGCCGGAGCAACGCGTGACGGTTCCCGGCAAGCGCAATGTGGCGATCCTGAAGATCGAGCCGGTCGGCAACTATGCGGTGCGCATCACTTTCGATGACTTGCACGACACCGGCATCTTCACCTGGAACTACTTGCACACGCTCGGCCATGAGAAGGATGAGCGCTGGAATGCCTATCTGGCGGAACTGGCGGAAAAAGGCTTGAGCCGCGATCGCTAG
- a CDS encoding rhodanese domain-containing protein: MKKGYRELLDEANAEIEVVSPEEAAGLLEDEGTIFVDLRDPREVERDGRIPGAKHVTRGMLEFWIDPESPYHKPFFASGKSFVFFCAGGWRSALATKTAQDMGLVPVKHILGGYTAWKAAGLPVEPGEKKK, encoded by the coding sequence GTGAAAAAGGGGTATCGCGAACTGCTGGACGAGGCCAACGCCGAAATCGAGGTGGTTTCGCCTGAAGAGGCAGCAGGACTGCTCGAGGACGAAGGCACCATCTTCGTCGACTTGCGCGACCCCCGCGAGGTCGAACGCGATGGCAGGATCCCCGGCGCCAAACATGTCACACGCGGCATGCTGGAATTCTGGATCGATCCCGAAAGCCCCTATCACAAGCCGTTCTTTGCCTCGGGCAAGAGCTTTGTTTTCTTCTGCGCCGGCGGTTGGCGCTCGGCGCTGGCCACCAAGACGGCGCAGGATATGGGGCTTGTGCCCGTCAAGCACATCCTTGGCGGCTACACCGCCTGGAAGGCCGCCGGACTGCCTGTCGAGCCCGGCGAGAAGAAGAAGTAG
- a CDS encoding molybdenum cofactor biosynthesis protein A — protein MNMIDPFGRTISYLRVSVTDRCDFRCTYCMAEDMTFLPKKDLLSLEELDRLCTVFIEKGVKRLRLTGGEPLVRKNIMHLVRQLSRHLDSGALEELTLTTNGSQLSRFAAELADCGVKRINVSLDTLDADKFHQITRWGHLGKVMDGIDAAQAAGLKVKLNAVALKDFNDVELPDMMRWAHGRGMDLTVIETMPMGEIDADRTDQYLPLSLLRASLERQFTLTDIPFKTGGPARYVHVAETGGKLGFITPMTHNFCESCNRVRLTCTGTLYMCLGQEDAADLRAPLRASEGNELVADAIDEAIGRKPKGHDFIIDRRTSRPSVSRHMSVTGG, from the coding sequence ATGAACATGATCGACCCCTTCGGTCGCACGATCAGCTATCTCAGAGTGTCGGTCACCGACCGCTGCGATTTCCGTTGCACCTATTGCATGGCCGAGGACATGACCTTCCTGCCGAAGAAGGACCTGTTGTCGCTGGAAGAGCTGGACCGGCTCTGCACCGTCTTCATCGAAAAGGGTGTCAAGAGGCTGCGCCTCACCGGCGGTGAGCCGCTGGTGCGCAAGAACATCATGCATCTGGTGCGCCAGCTGTCGCGCCACCTCGATAGCGGCGCGCTGGAAGAATTGACGCTGACCACCAACGGCTCGCAGCTGTCGCGCTTCGCCGCCGAGCTCGCCGATTGCGGCGTCAAGCGCATCAACGTCTCGCTCGACACGCTCGACGCCGACAAGTTCCACCAGATCACCCGCTGGGGCCATCTCGGCAAGGTCATGGATGGCATCGACGCCGCTCAGGCGGCCGGGTTGAAGGTCAAGCTCAACGCGGTGGCGCTGAAGGATTTCAACGATGTCGAACTGCCCGACATGATGCGCTGGGCGCATGGCCGCGGCATGGATCTGACCGTCATCGAGACCATGCCGATGGGCGAGATCGACGCCGACCGCACCGACCAGTATCTGCCGCTGTCGCTGCTGCGCGCGTCGCTTGAACGCCAGTTCACGCTGACCGACATCCCCTTCAAGACCGGCGGCCCTGCCCGCTATGTCCACGTCGCCGAAACCGGCGGAAAGCTCGGCTTCATCACGCCGATGACGCATAATTTCTGCGAAAGCTGCAACCGCGTCAGGCTGACCTGCACCGGCACGCTCTATATGTGCCTCGGCCAGGAGGATGCCGCCGACCTGCGCGCGCCGTTGCGTGCATCCGAAGGCAACGAACTTGTCGCCGACGCGATCGACGAGGCCATCGGCCGCAAGCCGAAGGGCCATGATTTCATCATCGACCGCCGCACCAGCCGTCCCTCGGTGTCCCGGCATATGAGCGTCACCGGCGGCTGA